A region of Bicyclus anynana chromosome 15, ilBicAnyn1.1, whole genome shotgun sequence DNA encodes the following proteins:
- the LOC112047438 gene encoding uncharacterized protein LOC112047438: protein MPYIMVMGCLSAPHLSKDEGATVYGLKNDERTTLVRELNSSFGMQIATACEPERTVRVSQKGLTLVLVNRIHGLLGYDVVSHAMAMTNANRELISFTMYKKTSTNSHPPTPTHAHGSSHKTKATQPHSSVVTL from the exons ATGCCTTACATCATGGTAATGGGCTGCCTCAGTGCACCGCATCTGTCCAAGGATGAAGGCGCTACTGTGTACGGACTGAAGAACGATGAACGAACTACACTAGTAAGG GAACTGAACTCTTCATTCGGCATGCAGATTGCAACAGCATGCGAACCGGAACGCACAGTTCGCGTCTCACAGAAGGGTCTGACGCTAGTCCTCGTCAACCGCATCCACGGCTTACTGGGCTATGACGTAGTCTCGCACGCCATGGCCATGACCAACGCCAACCGGGAGCTAATCTCCTTCACAATGTATAAGAAGACCAGCACCAATTCCCACCCCCCGACACCCACACATGCACACGGCAGCTCGCACAAAACAAAAGCAACACAGCCACACAGCAGCGTCGTTACGCTTTGA
- the LOC112047437 gene encoding DNA-directed RNA polymerase III subunit RPC7-like produces the protein MAGRGRGKVSSSSLTHDQLQALGINRGDNTPQVLAPPPLFPKLEAKPLPLNCDAATDYMVIVKDQFIEYLHESPAYVKANTRTDGIERYSDKYKLLALDAKKGKILNCIWDNMPPELRPHAGRVCVTARKRKLNDPTDIAKRLQTLEKKETQESADVDMETTEANIKKENEDNEEELEDEQEPEEEIDDGTDYANNYFDNGEDYEDEDDNLDDGPVY, from the coding sequence atggcaggCAGAGGTAGAGGTAAGGTCAGTTCATCATCTTTGACTCATGACCAGCTACAAGCTCTAGGGATAAACCGCGGGGACAACACGCCGCAAGTCCTTGCACCACCGCCTCTCTTCCCTAAGCTAGAGGCTAAACCTCTACCCTTAAACTGTGACGCTGCCACAGACTACATGGTAATAGTGAAAGATCAATTTATAGAATATTTACATGAGTCCCCTGCGTATGTGAAAGCCAACACGCGTACTGATGGTATTGAGCGTTACTCTGATAAGTACAAACTACTAGCCCTTGACGCGAAAAAAGGCAAGATACTGAATTGCATATGGGACAACATGCCGCCTGAATTAAGGCCCCATGCGGGCAGAGTGTGTGTCACAGCGAGAAAGCGAAAGTTAAACGACCCAACAGATATAGCAAAAAGGTTACAAACTTTGGAAAAGAAAGAGACTCAAGAAAGTGCCGACGTGGACATGGAAACTACTGAAGCTAATATCAAAAAGGAAAATGAAGATAATGAGGAAGAGCTAGAGGATGAGCAGGAACCAGAGGAAGAAATTGATGATGGAACAGATTACGCAAATAACTATTTTGATAATGGTGAAGACTATGAGGACGAAGATGACAACCTTGACGATGGCCCCGTGTATTAG